A single genomic interval of Camelina sativa cultivar DH55 chromosome 11, Cs, whole genome shotgun sequence harbors:
- the LOC104728082 gene encoding uncharacterized protein LOC104728082 → MLSTESETVISIANLLVPLHEHSLSWTEESIYPCDLCWGFGQKAIAHQCIECGHRLHEECIQRFLSYPSPCGHSLKISMPNKSPQYANDRCHFCQCNLASPFARCTMCNINICILCLGSQPPPTICKPKHHKHILTLLVRLVTFICNACGVEGDSNPYVCLECNLMVHKDCIEMLPRVIGINRHDHRISHTFHLGQGEGDWVFGVCRKTIDWVYGAFECSRCPSYAVHSRCATRKEVWDFEELEGVPEEEEEVEEPFRVFKENEIIHFSHEEHVLRLDDENNVNMRCGGCILAINGDPCYKCVECDFVLHRACASLPRKKRHLLHNHKLTLQVDDSSGFVCKACETCSNGFRYKCLDDYCEDDVVYDVRCSSVSEPFQHDLHPHPLYWTLESSKRCQACGTESDDNLLNCPVCDDYALCMKCATLPRKVKHRCDDHFLSLCQGVGNASGDLWCDICETKTDPSVCYYTCEECGLSLHLDCVLGDLYYVKVGDTETGFQIYANNGVTRPSCSVCKVHCRFPFIMWGPIGEEEEEGYSTGCICSMNCVFTLADKN, encoded by the exons atgctttCTACTGAATCTGAAACAGTGATCAGCATAGCAAATCTTTTGGTGCCGTTGCATGAACACTCTTTATCATGGACGGAAGAATCTATATATCCTTGTGATTTGTGTTGGGGTTTTGGTCAAAAAGCCATCGCCCATCAGTGCATAGAGTGCGGCCACCGGCTGCACGAAGAATGTATCCAGCGCTTTCTCAGCTACCCATCTCCGTGCGGTCACTCTCTCAAGATCTCCATGCCCAACAAATCACCTCAATATGCAAATGACCGATGCCATTTTTGTCAATGCAATCTTGCTTCTCCGTTTGCTCGTTGCACGATGTGCAACATAAACATCTGTATACTTTGTCTGGGAAGTCAACCACCACCCACTATTTGTAAACCAAAGCACCACAAGCATATCCTCACGCTCTTGGTAAGGTTGGTCACCTTTATATGTAATGCATGTGGTGTGGAAGGCGACAGCAATCCTTATGTATGTCTTGAATGCAATCTGATGGTCCACAAAGATTGTATCGAGATGCTACCTCGAGTCATAGGCATCAACCGGCATGATCATCGCATCTCTCATACTTTCCATCTTGGTCAAGGAGAAGGAGATTGGGTGTTTGGAGTTTGTCGGAAGACGATTGATTGGGTATACGGAGCTTTTGAATGCTCTCGTTGTCCTAGTTACGCTGTTCATTCAAGATGTGCAACGAGAAAGGAAGTGTGGGATTTTGAGGAACTTGAAG GTGtgcccgaagaagaagaagaagtcgaggAACCATTCAGGGTATTTAAAGAAAACGAGATCATTCATTTTAGTCATGAAGAACATGTTCTCAGATTGGATGATGAGAATAATGTGAACATGCGCTGTGGAGGTTGCATTCTTGCTATCAACGGCGATCCATGCTACAAATGCGTGGAATGTGATTTCGTGCTTCACAGAGCGTGTGCTAGTTTGCCTCGGAAGAAGAGACATTTGTTGCACAACCATAAACTCACTCTACAAGTTGATGACTCTTCAGGATTTGTATGTAAAGCTTGTGAAACCTGTTCTAATGGTTTCAGGTACAAGTGTCTTGACGACTATTGCGAAGATGATGTTGTGTATGATGTTCGGTGTAGTTCGGTATCGGAACCATTTCAGCATGATCTGCATCCACATCCCTTATACTGGACATTGGAAAGTTCCAAACGATGTCAAGCTTGTGGCACAGAAAGCGATGATAATCTCTTAAACTGCCCCGTTTGTGATGATTACGCTTTGTGCATGAAGTGCGCTACTCTACCAAGGAAGGTAAAACACAGGTGCGATGATCATTTTCTGTCATTATGTCAAGGTGTTGGAAACGCAAGCGGTGACTTGTGGTGTGATATTTGTGAGACCAAGACAGATCCAAGTGTATGTTACTATACCTGTGAAGAATGTGGGCTCAGTCTCCATCTTGATTGTGTTCTTGGAGATTTATATTATGTGAAGGTAGGAGACACAGAAACCGGGTTCCAAATATATGCCAACAATGGAGTGACTCGACCTTCTTGCAGCGTGTGTAAAGTTCATTGCAGGTTTCCCTTCATCATGTGGGGACCcataggagaagaagaagaagaaggctacTCTACTGGCTGTATTTGTTCGATGAACTGTGTATTCACATTAGCGGATAAAAATTAG
- the LOC104723675 gene encoding Fanconi anemia group D2 protein-like isoform X1, with protein MTSAQKYLGISEEATKKRCPGHSQGLVPSLHAKLGTSAEKLLRHKWIEDSTENKGLKNKGEMVQTILRIYLEASGSTSDLLDELACTILPQASLSKSTGEDDDARDHEFPTLCAATFRGWYRTLHEENIAILNKLVKTVSSVKRQSCQSEATEAHLKKIQKTVNVVVSLVNLCRSHEKVTIHGMAIKYGGKYVDSFLKVFDFLEAHFQDHKDLVIKLVKDLQKATRTLQTLCSEAKGMKQTAITSKIPATKRSLERFLFHVKALLHTTSGGSNFWMGSLKHKDLSGQIVSSQAYVDNETDEVEETVSGEEEPMQEDELPLTP; from the exons ATGACCTCTGCACAAAAATATCTTGGCATATCAGAAGAAGCTACCAAAAAGAGATGTCCAGGCCATTCTCAGGGTCTTGTACCCAGTCTACATGCTAAACTGGGAACTTCTGCTGAGAAACTTCTCAGGCATAAATGGATCGAAGATAGTACTGAGAATAAGGGTCTGAAGAACAAA GGTGAGATGGTACAGACCATATTGCGAATATACTTGGAAGCCAGTGGATCCACATCTGATTTGCTTGATGAGCTTGCTTGTACTATTTTGCCTCAG GCCTCTCTATCCAAGTCAacaggagaagatgatgatgccCGTGATCATGAATTCCCTACCCTATGTGCAGCTACTTTCAGAGGATGGTACAGGACATTG CATGAAGAGAATATTGCAATTCTTAACAAACTG GTGAAGACGGTTAGCTCAGTGAAACGACAAAGCTGTCAATCTGAAGCTACTGAAGCACACTTGAAAAAGATTCAGAAAACTGTAAATGTGGTAGTGTCTTTAGTCAACTTGTGCCGATCTCATGAAAAG GTGACAATCCATGGCATGGCTATCAAGTATGGTGGGAAGTATGTGGACTCGTTtctaaaag tttTTGATTTCCTGGAAGCACATTTTCAAGATCATAAGGACCTCGTCATCAAGTTG GTCAAAGATCTCCAGAAGGCTACAAGAACATTACAGACTCTATGTTCTGAAGCCAAG GGTATGAAACAAACAGCCATAACCAGCAAAATTCCAGCAACAAAGAGATCTTTAGAGCGTTTTCTGTTTCACGTTAAAGCTCTTCTCCATACAACATCAGGCGGCTCCAACTTCTGGATGG GTAGCTTGAAACACAAGGACTTGAGTGGGCAGATAGTGAGTTCTCAGGCTTATGTAGATAACGAAACAGATGAGGTTGAAGAAACCGTTTCCGGAGAAGAAGAGCCCATGCAAGAGGATGAACTTCCCTTGACACCTTAA
- the LOC104723675 gene encoding Fanconi anemia group D2 protein-like isoform X2 yields MTSAQKYLGISEEATKKRCPGHSQGLVPSLHAKLGTSAEKLLRHKWIEDSTENKGLKNKGEMVQTILRIYLEASGSTSDLLDELACTILPQASLSKSTGEDDDARDHEFPTLCAATFRGWYRTLHEENIAILNKLVKTVSSVKRQSCQSEATEAHLKKIQKTVNVVVSLVNLCRSHEKYGGKYVDSFLKVFDFLEAHFQDHKDLVIKLVKDLQKATRTLQTLCSEAKGMKQTAITSKIPATKRSLERFLFHVKALLHTTSGGSNFWMGSLKHKDLSGQIVSSQAYVDNETDEVEETVSGEEEPMQEDELPLTP; encoded by the exons ATGACCTCTGCACAAAAATATCTTGGCATATCAGAAGAAGCTACCAAAAAGAGATGTCCAGGCCATTCTCAGGGTCTTGTACCCAGTCTACATGCTAAACTGGGAACTTCTGCTGAGAAACTTCTCAGGCATAAATGGATCGAAGATAGTACTGAGAATAAGGGTCTGAAGAACAAA GGTGAGATGGTACAGACCATATTGCGAATATACTTGGAAGCCAGTGGATCCACATCTGATTTGCTTGATGAGCTTGCTTGTACTATTTTGCCTCAG GCCTCTCTATCCAAGTCAacaggagaagatgatgatgccCGTGATCATGAATTCCCTACCCTATGTGCAGCTACTTTCAGAGGATGGTACAGGACATTG CATGAAGAGAATATTGCAATTCTTAACAAACTG GTGAAGACGGTTAGCTCAGTGAAACGACAAAGCTGTCAATCTGAAGCTACTGAAGCACACTTGAAAAAGATTCAGAAAACTGTAAATGTGGTAGTGTCTTTAGTCAACTTGTGCCGATCTCATGAAAAG TATGGTGGGAAGTATGTGGACTCGTTtctaaaag tttTTGATTTCCTGGAAGCACATTTTCAAGATCATAAGGACCTCGTCATCAAGTTG GTCAAAGATCTCCAGAAGGCTACAAGAACATTACAGACTCTATGTTCTGAAGCCAAG GGTATGAAACAAACAGCCATAACCAGCAAAATTCCAGCAACAAAGAGATCTTTAGAGCGTTTTCTGTTTCACGTTAAAGCTCTTCTCCATACAACATCAGGCGGCTCCAACTTCTGGATGG GTAGCTTGAAACACAAGGACTTGAGTGGGCAGATAGTGAGTTCTCAGGCTTATGTAGATAACGAAACAGATGAGGTTGAAGAAACCGTTTCCGGAGAAGAAGAGCCCATGCAAGAGGATGAACTTCCCTTGACACCTTAA
- the LOC104723674 gene encoding protein PAT1 homolog 1 has translation MERSDSKDFYNFARTTSSDNKSALFDASQYEFFGQSLEEVELGGLDEDASVRGHVDDEEYHLFDKREGTGLGSFSEMDDLATTFAKLNRNVTGPKHLGVIGDRGSGSFSRESSTATDWTQDNEFTSWLDQHTLEEQAQEASWPSQPQSSANSNSLYRTSSYPQKQTQLQHYSSEPIIVPESAFTSFPSPGKRSQQSSPSHIHRAPSLPGGSQSNFSAPNASPLSNTTYHLSGLSHGQPHYGSNLARYASCGPTLGNMAQPPHWVTDPGLLHGDHSGLLHSLVQQQHLQQLPPRNGFTSQQLISLQQRQSLAHLAALQSQLYNSYPSPSQKAPFGVGEVREHKHKSSHRSRKNRGISQQNSDLASQKSESGLQFRSKYMTSEEIESILKMQHSNSHSSDPYVNDYYHQARLAKKSAGSRTKPPQLYPSHLKDHQSRSRNSSSDQQPQVHVDALGKITLPFISRPRALLEVDSPPSSGDGRSGHKGSEKHLEDEPLVAARVTIEDAFGVLIDIVDIDRTLQFNRPQDGGAQLKRKRQILLEGLATSLQLVDPFSKTGQKTGLTAKDDIVFLRITTLPKGRKLLTKYLQLLVPGTEIARVVCMAVFRHLRFLFGGLPSDSLAAETIANLAKAVTVCVQAMDLRALSACLAAVVCSSEQPPLRPIGSPSGDGASVVLVSLLERAAEVVVVVAAVPRVSNNSNDGLWRASFDEFFSLLTKYCRSKYETIHGQNHDNAADVLELAIKREMPAELLRASLRHTNEDQRNFLLNFGRRASPVNESTTTTRASGGQVKSEFVRG, from the exons ATGGAGAGATCTGATTCTAAAGATTTCTATAACTTCGCTCGGACGACTTCTTCAG ATAATAAAAGTGCTCTTTTTGACGCATCTCAATATGAGTTCTTTGGTCAAAGTCTTGAAGAAGTTGAATTGGGTGGTCTTGATGAAGATGCTTCTGTTCGTGGACATGTCGATGATGAAGAGTATCACTTGTTTGATAAAAGAGAG GGTACTGGTTTAGGATCTTTTTCTGAGATGGATGATCTTGCCACAACTTTTGCAAAG CTGAATAGAAATGTTACTGGGCCCAAACACCTTGGAGTAATTGGTGACAGAGGATCAGGGTCCTTTTCAAGGGAAA GTTCCACTGCTACAGATTGGACACAGGATAATGAGTTCACAAGCTGGTTGGACCAACACACGCTTGAAGAACAAGCTCAGGAAGCTAGTTGGCCTTCACAGCCACAATCATCTGCCAATTCAAATTCTCTATACAGGACATCCTCATATCCTCAGAAGCAAACACAGCTACAACATTACAGTAGCGAACCGATTATTGTACCAGAATCGGCGTTTACATCTTTTCCTTCGCCTGGCAAAAGATCACAACAGTCTTCACCGAGCCATATTCATCGTGCTCCTTCTCTTCCTGGTGGTAGTCAGTCGAACTTTTCTGCTCCAAATGCATCTCCTCTGTCAAACACGACTTACCACCTTTCAGGATTGTCACATGGACAGCCGCATTACGGTAGTAATTTGGCTAGATATGCCTCATGTGGTCCTACTCTTGGTAACATGGCGCAACCTCCTCACTGGGTGACTGACCCTGGCCTTCTGCACGGTGACCATTCGGGGTTGTTACACAGTCTGGTACAACAGCAGCATTTGCAACAGTTGCCTCCTCGGAATGGTTTCACTTCTCAACAGTTGATATCACTTCAGCAGAGACAATCTCTAGCTCATCTTGCTGCATTGCAATCACAACTGTATAATTCCTATCCTTCACCATCACAAAAAGCTCCTTTTGGTGTTGGTGAAGTAAGGGAACACAAACATAAGTCATCTCACAGAAGTCGGAAGAACAGAGGCATCTCCCAACAGAACTCGGATTTGGCCAGCCAGAAAAGTGAAAGTGGATTGCAGTTTAGATCAAAGTACATGACTTCAGAAGAGATAGAGAGTATTCTCAAGATGCAGCATTCCAACTCACACAGTAGTGACCCTTATGTCAATGACTATTACCACCAAGCTAGGCTTGCCAAAAAGTCAGCCGGATCAAGAACAAAGCCTCCTCAGTTGTATCCTTCTCATTTGAAGGATCACCAATCCCGGTCCCGTAATAGTAGTTCAGATCAGCAACCACAAGTTCATGTGGATGCTCTTGGAAAGATTACACTTCCTTTTATTTCCAGGCCACGAGCCTTACTCGAGGTTGACTCTCCGCCTAGCTCTGGTGATGGAAGGTCTGGTCATAAGGGATCTGAAAAGCATCTGGAAGATGAACCTCTTGTTGCAGCTAGGGTCACTATTGAAGATGCTTTTGGAGTTCTTATCGATATAGTTGACATTGATAGGACTCTCCAATTCAACAGGCCACAAGATGGAGGAGCTCAGCTCAAGAGAAAACGACAGATCCTGCTTGAAGGATTAGCAACTTCACTTCAACTCGTTGATCCCTTCAGCAAAACAGGACAGAAAACAGGATTGACCGCCAAGGATGATATTGTCTTTCTACGCATAACGACACTTCCCAAAGGTCGGAAACTGCTCACGAAGTATCTACAGCTTCTTGTACCTGGTACTGAGATTGCTCGTGTTGTCTGTATGGCTGTATTCCGCCACCTCAGATTTCTCTTCGGTGGTTTACCGTCAGATAGCCTTGCAGCAGAGACAATAGCTAATCTTGCTAAAGCAGTTACGGTTTGTGTTCAAGCAATGGACCTCCGAGCACTGAGTGCTTGTCTTGCAGCTGTTGTTTGTTCTTCAGAACAGCCACCTCTCCGTCCGATAGGAAGCCCTTCAGGTGATGGAGCATCGGTAGTGTTGGTATCTCTTCTTGAGAGAGCTGctgaagtagtagtagtagtggcgGCAGTTCCACGTGTCAGCAACAACTCGAATGATGGACTCTGGAGAGCTTCGTTTGATgaattcttctctcttcttactAAATATTGCAGGAGCAAGTATGAGACAATCCATGGTCAGAACCATGATAATGCAGCTGATGTGTTGGAGCTAGCTATAAAGAGGGAGATGCCTGCTGAGCTTCTACGTGCGAGTCTACGTCATACTAATGAAGACCAGAGGAATTTCTTACTAAACTTTGGTCGTAGAGCATCGCCAGTTAAcgagtcaacaacaacaacccgcGCAAGTGGTGGTCAGGTCAAGTCTGAATTTGTGAGGGGTTGA
- the LOC104723673 gene encoding 60S ribosomal protein L27-3-like, giving the protein MVKFLKTNKAVILLQGRYAGKKAVIVKSFDDGTRDRGYGHCLVAGLKKYPSKVIRKDSAKNTAKKSRVKCFIKLVNYQHLMPTRYTLDVDLKEVATLDALQSKDKKVAALKEAKAKLEERFKTGKNRWFFTKLRF; this is encoded by the exons ATGGTGAAGTTCTTGAAGACGAACAAGGCTGTGATCCTTCTTCAAGGACGTTACGCCGGGAAGAAAGCCGTCATCGTCAAATCCTTCGACGACGGTACCCGTGACCGTGGCTACGGACACTGCCTCGTCGCCGGACTCAAGAAGTACCCGAGCAAAGTCATCCGCAAAGACTCAGCCAAGAATACTGCCAAGAAATCTAGGGTTAAGTGTTTCATCAAGCTCGTTAACTACCAGCATCTGATGCCTACACGTTACACACTCGACGTGGATCTCAAGGAAGTGGCGACTCTTGATGCCCTTCAGTCCAAGGATAAGAAGGTTGCTGCTCTTAAGGAGGCCAAGGCTAAGCTTGAGGAGAGGTTCAAGACTGGCAAGAACAGATG GTTCTTCACCAAGCTCAGGTTCTG
- the LOC104728083 gene encoding Fanconi anemia group D2 protein-like, whose protein sequence is MTAILAEVGCTLMNPYGPPCLPSDLHAFRRNLTIRFSSCSANSGERDSVASLRSVFIAGFSSYIQSPSNLRRVLSSSSSTKRDESLVRNLLLVSPIQLDIQEMLLEKLPEYFDVVTGCTLEEDVARLIINHFRWLDFIVNPDVFTDKLMQVLSICPLHLKKEIIGSLPEIIGDHNCQAVVDSLEKMLQEDSDVVVPVLDSFSNLNLDDQLQEQVRFCFIIGLRKCWKNNLPDTGTVEIHRNXVFIAGFSSYIQSPSNLRRVLSSSSSTKRDESLVRNLLLVSPIQLDIQEMLLEKLPEYFDVVTGCTLEEDVARLIINHFRWLDFIVNPDVFTDKLMQVLSICPLHLKKEIIGSLPEIIGDHNCQAVVDSLEKMLQEDSDVVVPVLDSFSNLNLDDQLQEQATTVAISCIRTIDAEHMPYLLRFLLLAATPENVGRIISQIREQLKFTGTSQPCPSQNKLKGKIPAYNAEGSILHALRSSLRFKNILCQEIIKELNSLEKPRDFKVIDVWLLILMYMNGDPIRKSIEKIFKKKVVDGCIQETLLDQCICGNKEFVQDNFASFVSLAEHLLSCKEEKAREIGSHIYTRLFEGFTDNYSRQEILGALVTHVGSDNKFEVSSVLEMMTALVKKYAQQLLPFSSHINGILDYLEGFSIENLHKVYEVFSLLALSARASADSFRSSISNELMMIVRKQVSHPDLKYKKMGLVGTLRIVSSLGDAKSVPDFPSSQVSDCGEILELLKTSVDSCKQSNLALIMFYDEFATILSHKLLQPEIMEWIGKHLGEFESLFLADLENGKMADKGSYCGLEGDLWMNLDGSISPICLNILPLASSSSESCCLQILPSNFLLLSTVERLTNDGSLAGIDALLGCPLHLPSPKYFAAAGWQSLTKKQREILSLSLYYAANWIRELLNAFSSQIDERFGCISQATEKDVTTKLLKRLRNLVFLESLLSNLITLSPQSLPELHPYSESHVEHPGKKNEKRKLDDDGSQQKGSMQNKLKKSKHSNVNEKLRQPTIMDAFKKAGAVMSQSQTQLHGTPSLPSLDGRTAATPMNDCSDDESLIVKIPQVSLALEAQRFKFRPLLPQCLSILKFLKVPSQDIGSPEYKAELPVYLYLLHDLHNKLDYLVPHGKQHPFKRGSAPGCVGRFKLSLPELHPYSESHVEHPGKKNEKRKLDDDGSQQKGSMQNKLKKSKHSNVNEKLRQPTIMDAFKKAGAVMSQSQTQLHGTPSLPSLDGRTAATPMNDCSDDESLIVKIPQVSLALEAQRFKFRPLLPQCLSILKFLKVPSQDIGSPEYKAELPVYLYLLHDLHNKLDYLVPHGKQYPFKRGSAPGCVGRFKLVELLSQIQGLFPSLRIHINIAISLLVKGKRTGDYQPAAS, encoded by the exons ATGACTGCGATTCTAGCGGAAGTCGGATGCACACTGATGAACCCGTACGGTCCGCCGTGTCTTCCTTCCGATCTACACGCTTTCCGCCGCAATCTCACTATTCGCTTTTCTTCTTGCTCCGCTAATTCCGGCGAGAGAGATAGCGTCGCTTCCCTTCGCTCCGTTTTCATAGCTGGGTTCTCATCGTACATTCAATCTCCGAGTAATCTTCGTAG AGTGCTTTCGTCCTCTTCATCAACTAAGAGAGACGAGAGTTTAGTTCGGAATCTCCTTCTTGTGTCTCctattcaacttgatattcaGGAGATGCTACTTGAGAAGCTTCCGGAGTACTTTGACGTTGTTACAGGATGTACTTTAGAGGAGGATGTTGCTCGTCTTATCATCAACCATTTCCGTTGGCTTGACTTCATTGTTAATCCTGATGTGTTCACCGATAAGCTGATGCAAGTTCTATCGATTTGTCCTTTGCATTTAAAGAAGGAAATCATTGGATCGTTGCCTGAGATTATTGGGGATCACAACTGTCAAGCTGTGGTTGATTCTTTAGAAAAAATGCTTCAGGAGGATTCTGATGTTGTTGTTCCAGTGCTTGATTCGTTCTCCAACCTTAATTTAGATGATCAATTGCAAGAACAGGTGAGGTTTTGCTTCATTATTGGTTTAAG AAAATGTTGGAAGAATAATCTCCCAGATACGGGAACAGTTGAAATTCACCGGAACTNCGTTTTCATAGCTGGGTTCTCATCGTACATTCAATCTCCGAGTAATCTTCGTAG AGTGCTTTCGTCCTCTTCATCAACTAAGAGAGACGAGAGTTTAGTTCGGAATCTCCTTCTTGTGTCTCctattcaacttgatattcaGGAGATGCTACTTGAGAAGCTTCCGGAGTACTTTGACGTTGTTACAGGATGTACTTTAGAGGAGGATGTTGCTCGTCTTATCATCAACCATTTCCGTTGGCTTGACTTCATTGTTAATCCTGATGTGTTCACCGATAAGCTGATGCAAGTTCTATCGATTTGTCCTTTGCATTTAAAGAAGGAAATCATTGGATCGTTGCCTGAGATTATTGGGGATCACAACTGTCAAGCTGTGGTTGATTCTTTAGAAAAAATGCTTCAGGAGGATTCTGATGTTGTTGTTCCAGTGCTTGATTCGTTCTCCAACCTTAATTTAGATGATCAATTGCAAGAACAG GCGACTACAGTAGCAATATCGTGTATTAGAACAATCGACGCAGAGCACATGCCATATCTACTTAGGTTTTTGCTTCTTGCTGCTACTCCAGAAAATGTTGGAAGAATAATCTCCCAGATACGGGAACAGTTGAAATTCACCGGAACTTCACAACCTTGTCCTTCTCAGAATAAACTTAAAGGAAAAATACCTGCATATAACGCAGAAGGTTCTATTCTCCATGCTTTAAGATCAAGCCTTCGGTTTAAGAAT ATACTCTGTCAAGAAATCATAAAGGAGCTGAATAGTCTGGAGAAACCTCGGGATTTCAAGGTAATTGATGTATGGCTGCTTATTCTCATGTACATGAACGGGGACCCCATCCGGAAGAGTATcgagaaaatatttaagaagaAAGTAGTAGATGGATGCATACAAGAAACCCTGCTTGATCAATGTATATGTGGTAATAAAGAGTTTGTGCAG GATAATTTTGcatcatttgtttctttggcTGAACACCTCTTGTcatgcaaagaagaaaaggcAAGGGAAATTGGCTCGCATATCTATACTCGTCTTTTTGAAGGGTTTACTGACAATTATTCAAGACAAGAG ATTCTAGGTGCCCTAGTGACGCACGTGGGATCTGATAACAAATTTGAGGTCAGTTCTGTCTTGGAGATGATGACGGCTCTTGTGAAAAAATATGCTCAGCAACTCCTTCCCTTTTCTTCCCACATAAATG GTATTTTGGACTACTTAGAGGGTTTTAGTATTGAAAATTTGCATAAG GTCTATGAGGTTTTCAGTCTCCTTGCACTATCAGCTCGTGCAAGTGCTGATTCTTTTCGATCTTCAATTTCAAATGAACTTATGATGATAGTAAGGAAGCAG GTTAGTCATCCAGACCTCAAGTACAAAAAGATGGGCTTAGTTGGAACTCTTAGGATTGTGTCGTCACTTGGGGATGCAAAGAGTGTTCCTGACTTTCCATCATCACAG GTTTCAGATTGTGGGGAGATTCTGGAGCTCTTAAAGACATCTGTTGACTCTTGCAAACAGTCTAACTTAGCCCTAATTATGTTCTATGATGAATTTGCTACAATTCTTAGCCATAAGTTACTTCAACCAGAAATTATGGAGTG GATTGGGAAGCATCTGGGAGAATTTGAGTCGCTGTTTCTAGCCGATCTCGAAAACGGAAAGATGGCTGATAAGGGTTCATATTGTGGACTAGAAG GGGATCTTTGGATGAACTTGGATGGTAGTATATCACCAATCTGTTTGAACATTTTACCCCTGGCATCTTCATCCTCAGA GTCCTGTTGTCTGCAGATTCTGccttcaaattttcttttgctatCAACT GTTGAGAGGTTGACAAATGATGGATCCCTTGCTGGGATCGATGCTCTGCTCGGATGCCCTTTGCACCTTCCCTCTCCGAAG TACTTTGCAGCAGCTGGTTGGCAGTCTCTGacaaagaagcagagagaaatcctctctctctctttatattatGCTGCAAACTGGATACGAGAACTC CTTAACGCTTTCAGTTCCCAAATTGATGAAAGATTTGGCTGCATTAGTCAGGCTACAGAAAAGGATGTAACAACAAAGCTTCTGAAGAGACTTAGAAATCTAGT ATTCTTGGAAAGCTTATTGAGCAATTTGATTACACTATCTCCTCAGTCTCTACCGGAGCTCCACCCTTATTCTGAATCTCATGTAGAACATCCGgggaagaagaatgagaagagGAAGCTCGACGATGATGGTTCCCAACAGAAGGGAAGCAtgcaaaataaattgaaaaaatctAAGCACTCAAATGTGAATGAAAAGCTGCGCCAGCCAACTATTATGGATGCATTCAAGAAAGCAGGAGCAGTGATGAGTCAAAGTCAAACACAGCTACATGGAACCCCTTCCCTTCCATCTTTGGATGGCAGGACAGCAGCAACACCAATGAATGATTGTTCTGATGATGAATCTCTAATTGTGAAGATTCCTCAAGTTTCATTGGCACTTGAAGCTCAAAGATTCAAGTTCAggcctcttcttcctcaatgcCTTTccatcttaaaatttttaaag GTGCCAAGCCAAGACATAGGCAGCCCTGAGTATAAAGCTGAG CTACCTGTGTATTTGTATCTCTTACATGATCTTCACAACAAGCTGGATTATCTTGTTCCTCATGGTAAACAACATCCTTTTAAACGTGGAAGCGCTCCAGGTTGTGTCGGAAGATTCAAATTG TCTCTACCGGAGCTCCACCCTTATTCTGAATCTCATGTAGAACATCCGgggaagaagaatgagaagagGAAGCTCGACGATGATGGTTCCCAACAGAAGGGAAGCAtgcaaaataaattgaaaaaatctAAGCACTCAAATGTGAATGAAAAGCTGCGCCAGCCAACTATTATGGATGCATTCAAGAAAGCAGGAGCAGTGATGAGTCAAAGTCAAACACAGCTACATGGAACCCCTTCCCTTCCATCTTTGGATGGCAGGACAGCAGCAACACCAATGAATGATTGTTCTGATGATGAATCTCTAATTGTGAAGATTCCTCAAGTTTCATTGGCACTTGAAGCTCAAAGATTCAAGTTCAggcctcttcttcctcaatgcCTTTccatcttaaaatttttaaag GTGCCAAGCCAAGACATAGGCAGCCCTGAGTATAAAGCTGAG CTACCTGTGTATTTGTATCTCTTACATGATCTTCACAACAAGCTGGATTATCTTGTTCCTCATGGTAAACAATATCCTTTTAAACGTGGAAGCGCTCCAGGTTGTGTCGGAAGATTCAAATTGGTTGAACTTCTTAGTCAAATACAAGGACTTTTTCCAAGCCTCAGgatacatataaatatagcaATTTCCTTGCTAGTAAAAGGTAAGAGAACTGGAGATTATCAACCTGCTGCGAGCTAA